AACAACTGGGCGCCGGTGACCCTCGGCCCGGACGGAACGGCGTACGTGGGCGTGTTCAACGGTCTGGTGGCGGTGCGGGACACCGAGTGAACACGCCCACGCGGCAGGGGCCGGGGCTCAGCCGACGCGATCGGCCGGGCCCAGCTCCAGCCAGGTGCAGCGGTCCTTCGTCCACTACGTCACGCCCTTCTCCCGTCCGGTGCTGAACCCGGCCTTCCGCGTGACCTCGACCGCCACTCCCGGGCACCCCTTGCTCCTTCATGTCACCGACCAGACGCACGCCGGGGGTGTCTCTTGAGCTTGCCGGCCTTCATGTCGTTCAGGAACCGGGCGGCCGACGCACTGGCCGCGGGCCTGCCGCCCAGGTCGAGCACCGGATACGCCCCGGCATCGGCGGCGATCACGGCCACGGCCGCGACCAACAGCCTGCGGCGGCGCGACATGACCCGCCGCGATCAGCTCGTCGGCACCGGGGGCGGGAGTCCGGCGAGCAGATCGTCCGCGGCAGCCGGGGCCCGGCGTGCGAAGTAGCCGTGGAGAACCGCCGAGTGGCGCGCCACCAGCGGTTCGAAGGCTGCCGGGTCCCGCGCGGTGCGGGCCGGCAGCTCCTCGTCGTCCAGGTCCGTGGTCACGGGACCTCCGTAGCCGTACCGTCGGTCGGCGGTCTCACCCCGTACTTGTCGGGAACCCGCACCTGCGTTCGCGCCCTGTCAGCCGCCGGAGAACACGCCGATGCCGTTCGGCACCGGACGTTCCACGCCGCCGCTGGGGTTGTTGCGTACGGTGACGGCCTCGGCGCCGGGGGCCCTCGCGACCAGGGTGGTGGACGAGGCCAGGGTGGAGGAGCCCCCGCCGTCCAGGCTGAAGCCGTCCCGCGCGCCCAGGCCCTGCAACGTGGTGGCGACTTCGGCGATGGTCAGTCCCGTACGGAATTCGGGGGAGCCGTCCAAGGAGAGGAGCAGGAGGCGCCGTCCGTCGTCGGAGATTCCGACAGCCGTCCGCACGGCGGAGGTGACGGAGTCGAGGCCGGGCAGCGGGGCGCCGCCGCGCAGGACGGGGAAGCCGCCGAGCGCGAAGCGGAAGGGGGAGTGCGACGTGGCCGCCACCAGGCGGTGCTTGACCTGGACCCGGTCGCCGATGGAGAGCTTGCGCAGCTCCTGTGCGCCGGCCTCGCGCCCGACGAGGACCGTGGTGCCGCGGGCCACCGGACCGCTGCCGGGTGTGTCGACGGACGTCACGACACGGCCGCCGCGCACCGCCACCTCATGGGTGTCCGTGCTGCAGGGAGCGCCGCGGTTGGTGTCCGTGCCGCAGGTGGAGCGCACCCGCGAGGTGCTGCCCCAGTCGCTGGTGAACGCGCCGACGGAACCCACCGGGAGGGCGTACTGGTTGAGCCCGCCGAGCGGCAGCCGGGCCTGCGGCGTCCGCACTTCACCGTCCAGGCGGAGGTTGTCCAGGCGGGCCCGGCGGTCGAAGCCCACGCCGAGCACGGCTTCCGTGGTCACGCCCGGAGGCATCGCGGGCCCGAAGCGCTGACCGTTCGGCACCGCCGCCTTGAGGGCCCGGCCGCGTGCGACCGCCGGGCCGACGGGTGCGCCGGTGGGCTCGACCCCCGGATGCTGGGTCTCGGTGATGTTGAAGAAGTCGCCGTTGATCCCGCCGACCGCTCCCGCCCCGTCCGCGAGCGCGGAGACGACGGAGCGCGCGCCCACCGCACCCGGATAGAGCAGGTCGACACCCGTGCGCGGATCGCTCAGGTCGACGTCGAGCACGTGCGCGCGGGCCGTGCCGTGGGAGGCCGGGATGTCGAACTGCCAGTACTCCACACCAGGCGCGATCCGCGACGCGGCGGCCTTTCCGTCCGCCTCCACGCCGCCGGCCGGTGCCGCTCCCATCAGAGCCGCACCGGCCAGTGTGCCGAATGCCGTCAGTACCGAGAGCGCCGCTCTCGCCGTTCTGAACCGTCCCACGATGTACGTGTGCCGTGATGCCACCCATGCCCCCTGAAGTCTTTCCGGCCGTCCGACCGCACCAGTCTGAGGGCCGGTCAGAAAGTGCACCAGAGGGCAGCGCCGGACGGGTGCAGGGTGGGTGGCTAGGTACCGACCAGACGGGAACGGATGAGGAAACGTACGCCTTCCGGGGCTTCGAGGGAGAAGCCGCTGCCCCGGCCGGGCACCACGTCCACGATCAGGCGGGTGTGGCTCCACACCTCGTACTGGCTCTTCGACATCCAGAAGGTGACCGGTTCCGCCACTCCCTCCACGGTCAGCGACTCCAGAAGCACGTCGGAGTTCCCGGTGCGGAATTCACCCGCGGGGTAGCACATGGGCGCACTGCCGTCGCAGCATCCGCCGGACTGATGGAACATCAGCGGGCCGTGGGCCTCCCGCAGCCGCCGCACCAGACCGGCGGCGTCAGGGGTCAGCTCCACGCGTGGAGTATCGGTCATGGGCTGCCGCTCCTTGGTCACCGGGCTGCCGTCGAGGGGGAGACCCAGCCAACTCCGGGCAAGGTTGCGAGGACGTTGCAGCCGGGGCCGTGACGCACCGCCCCGACTCACCGCGCCGTTGGACGGGAACCGCCCGAACGGCCCTACGCGAGCACCGCCCGGACGGCCTTGCCGTGGCGGCCGCTGCCGACGACTTCAAGGCGCGCGGCGAGGTGACGCACCATCGCCAGGCCCCGTCCGCTCTCCCGCTCGGTGCTGGGCTTGAGCGTGCGCGGGCCGACAGGACTCGCGTCGTGGACCTCGACGGTCACCTCGTCGCCGGACACCTGAAGGCGCAGGCGGCAGGGACTGCGGCCGTGCTGGGTGGCGTTGGCGACCAGTTCGGAGACGATCAGCGTGGCGTCGTCCACCCGCTCGGCGTCCACTTCCGTCAGGTGCCGGCGGGGTCGGGTCAGGAACGCGGAGGTCAGCTTCCGCGCCCGGCCGGCCGATGCGGCTTCCTGCGGCAGCACGTACTCGACACGGGCGACGCGCCGATGGACCCGCTTGGGCGCACGTACAGCGTGCTGGTGCGCACGCATGGCGACTCACTTCCCTCCCCTGGGACGTCCGGCGTGCTCGCTACAGCATTCGCTCACCGGTGCCGCGCCCTGTCTTGCGCGGCTGGTCCTGCCCCACGGTGATGCCCGCCCCCGCTGATCCCCAATCAAGCTCCTGGGAGTGGGGCTGCTCACCTTTCGGGGGGCGTGGACGGGTACCCGGCTGATACGTCAGCCGAGCAACTAGGGGATGCGTGCCACCGCCGCGTAGATCCCGCTGCCCTCCGCCTCCGGCGGCGTGGTGTCCCTGAACCACTCCGTGGCCGTCACCAGGCCCGGCTCGACGAGGTCGAGCCCGTCGAAGAAGCGGCTGACCTCGGCGCGGTTCCGGAAGCCGAGCTTGATGCCGCCCTTCGCGTACTCGGCGGTGACCTGCTCGGCCAGCTCCGGGTAGATGTCGGACGAGGCGTGCGAGAGCACCAGGTGGCTCCCGGAGGGCAAGGCGCCCACCAGCGTGTCCACGATCCCGTACGGGTCCTGCTCGTCGGACAGGAAGTGCATGAGCGCGATGAGGGAGAGGGCGATCGGACGCTCGAAGTCGAGGAGGCCGCGGGCATGCCCGAGGATCTCCAGCGGCTCGCGGACATCCGACTGGATGTAGTCGGTCATCCCCTCGGGACGGCTGACCAGCAGGGCCTCAGCATGGCGCAGCACGATCGGGTCGTTGTCGGTGTAGACGACCCGCGCGGACGGCACGATCTCCTGGACGATCTGGTGCAGGTTCGGCGCGGTGGGGATCCCGGTGCCTATGTCGAGGAACTGGTCCACGCCCTGGGTGGCCAGCCAGGCGGTCGCGCGGTTCATGAACGCGCGGTTCTGACGTGCGGCGTCCTTCGCCTCGGGCGGCAGGTTCTCGCCCACCGCCTCGTCGACGGGGTAGTTGTCCTTGCCGCCGAGCAGCCAGTCGTACACACGCGCGGGATGCGGCTTGCTGGTGTCGATCGTCGGCATGGGCGCATCTGCGGTCATGACGTACTCCGTTGCTGCGGCGGGACGCTTGGATCGCCGCAGTCTGCCACAGCAACATCACCTCGGGCATGGGGTGTTGAGAGCGGGGCACTCGGATGCGCGGAGGGCGGTGAATGAGTCACACCCCGTGTGGACGGGCCGTGCCGAATGCGCCAATAGTCCTGTCGGTTCAGCCGTCACGGGCGTTGCCCGCTGCCCCTGCCGTCCCTTTGTTCGTACCTCGGACGTCCTTCCGAAATTCCATCGGTTTCCGCACCATCGGCAATTCCGCAGGAGTTTCCCAGTGATATGGAACAGGGAAGTCCGGTCTTCGGCCAAGTGGCGCGTTCGCGACGGTTATTCGACATCATTGAGTCAAATGACGCTGGTAGTTGATTTTCAGATATGGCAGAGTCTTCAAGTAAGTGACCGGGCAAGTCGAAAGGTGAGAACCGGCTGACCGTCCGGCCGCTCCGGGATCAGCCGTCAGGCACGGGGGAGAAGTCGGCTCATGAACTTGGTGGACCGTGAGGAAGAATTCTCGATCATGGACGGCATGCTCAACGCCTGCATGGCGGGGCATGGCGGAGTGCTATTGGTAAGCGGCGCGGTGGCCAGCGGGAAAACCGCGCTGTTGCAGGCTTTCGGTGAACGGGCAACCGCTGCGGGGGCGTTGTTTCTGCAGGCCACGGCGTCGGAGGCGGAGAGCGACCTGCCTCTTGGCGTGATGGGGCAGTTGCTGCTCGGCGCGGATCTGCCGGGCGCTGACGCCAAGCGGGCGGCTCGCCTTGTGGACCTGATGGCGGTGGCCGCGCAGATTCGGCGGGCCGAGGGGGTGTTGCCCGCCGTCGTGATGAATGAGGTCCCCAAGCTCTGCGGGATTGTCCTTGAACAGGCGAGGGAAAGGCCGGTGGTGCTCAGCATCGACGACGTGCACCATGCCGACGGCCACTCCCTGGAATGTGTCCTGTACCTGGCCCGTCGGCTCGACGCCAGCCGCATTCTGGTGGTCCTGGGGGAGAACAGCGGATTTCTGGCCGGAAATACGCGATTACACGTTGACTTGCTGCGTCTGCCGGGCTGCCGCAATATCAGGCTCGGGCCACTCGAGCGGCATGGAGTGGCTGAAATGATCTCCGGATTCGGCGGCGAGGGGTGGGGGACGCGCCAGCTGGTCGCGGACCTTCACCGGACGGGCGGCGGAAGCCCGCTCCTCACCCGTGCGTTGATCGAGGACCGCCACGTGGCGGACGGCGGCGGTTGCGGCTCCGGGGCCCTCGTGCCGGGCGAAGCCTTCGCGCACGCCGTCGCCACGGGCCTGTACCGCAGCGACGCGTCGACGCGGCGCACGGCATGGGCGCTTGCGGTGGTCGGCCCGGATGTGCCGCTCGCCGAACTGGTGGAAGTCCTGGGAACCAGCCGGGAGTCGGTCCACCGCAGCCTGCGCGCCCTGAACGACGCGGGGCTGCTCGACTCCGGCTGGTTCCGCCACGAGGCGGGCAGGGCCGCGGTCCTGCGGAGCATGGAGCCCGCACACCGCGCCCGCCTCGAGGCCCGCGTCGCCCAAGTGCTGCACGAGCACGGCGAGGTGGCGACCGTGGTGGTGCGGCATCTGATCGCGGCCGAGCCGATCGACGCCCCGTGGGCGCTCAGCACGCTCCTGGAGGCCGCCGAGCACGCTCTCGCCGACGACGAGGTCGAACTGGCCCTCACCTGCCTGCGCGCCGCGCGCGACACCTGCACCGACGGACGGCAGTCCGTGGCGATCAGGGAGGCGCTGACCCGGGCCGGCTGGCGGCTCAACCCGGCGACCGCCGCCCGGCACCTGCCCGAGCTGACCGCCGACGCACTCGACGGCAAACTCGGAGACCGCCAGACCATCGAACTCGTCGGCCACCTGCTCTGGTTCGGCCAGGTCGACCCGGCCCAGGACATACTCGGCGCCGCCGAGCGCGACGGCGCAGGCACCGAGGCCCGCGGACATCCGGACGCCGAAGCCTCGCGACGGCTCGACTGCGTCCGGGCCTGGATGGCGTACGAATTTCCCGGGCTCCCCGGATCCGCGCGCGCCCGGGCCCGCCACAGCGACGACGAGCGGCGCGCGCGAACGCCCGCACGCAGCCCCCACCAGCGCGCGGCCACCCTGATGAAGGCGGTCCTCGACGGGGCGGGCGACGACGTGGTGATCCGCGCGGAACAGATCCTGCAGAGCACCCGCCTCGACGACGGCACGCTGACAGCGCTCGTCGTCGCACTGAACTCCCTCGTCCTGGCCGACCGTCTGGACACCGCGGCTCTCTGGTGCGAGACCCTCTGCAAGGAAGCCGCCGAGCGGCACGCACCCATGTGGCAGGCCCTGCTCGCCGCGACCAAGGCGCGCATCGAACTCCGGCTCGGCGGGCTCGCCGCCGCGGAGGCGTCGGCGCACCTGGCGCTCACACTCGTTCCGCCGGAGGGCTGGGGCGTGGCCGTGGCCTCGCCGATCGCCACCTCGGTGGCCACCAGGACCGCCATGGGCCGCCTCGACGAGGCGGCGGCCCAACTCAGCGTCCCCATACCGGAGACGGCGTTCCACACCCCCGACGGACTGATCTACCTCAGGGCGCGCGGTCACTACTACCTCGCCGCCGGGCGCCCCTATGCCGCGCTCGACGACTTCCACACCTGCGGCGACCTCATGACCCGCTGGGGCTTCGACCTGCCCGCGCTGGTTCCGTGGCGGACGGACGCGGCCGAGGCCCATCTGCTGCTCGGCGACGACGACCGGGCAGCGACGCTCGCCCAGGAACAACTGGCCCTCGTCGGCGGGGGACGGGCCGGACACGCCTGGACGCGTGGCGTCTCGCTGCGGGTGCTGGCCAGCGCGCAGCCCGCCGGGCGCAGGCTCGTGCTCCTGGGCGAGGCCATCGAGACCCTGCGGGAGCGCGGTCACCGCGTGGAGCTGGCCCGCGCCACGGACGAGCTGGCCCGCGCCCACCGCGAGCTCGGCAACGGCGGCCAGGCGCGGTCGCTGGCCCGCAAGGCGCAGCAGCTGGGACGGGAGTGCGGGGTTCCCGTCCCCCGGGCGTTGCCGGTCGCCGACACCGGTAACTCCCTTCCTGCCGAGCAGCCGTGGCCGTCCGGCGTCCGCCGCAAGGCCGACGAGCTCAGCGACGCGGAGCTGCGCGTGGCGACGCTCGCGGCCCGCGGCCACACCAACCGGCAGATCGCCGACAAGCTGTTCATCACGATCAGCACCGTCGAGCAGCACCTCACCCGCGCCTACCGCAAGCTCGCCGTCCAGCGTCGGGCTGACCTGGCGGCGAAACTCCGTCCCGTGCCCGTCGCGCGCTCCGGCAGGCGGGAGGGGGGCCGCCGGGAAGAGCGCTGCGAGGGGCGGAAGGACGGCGGGGCCTGGGACCGTCTGCGCGTGGTGTAGCCGGAGCCGGAGGTGCAGGTCGCCGCGCGGGCTGATGACCACGGCCTGCATCTCCTCTCCCGGACCGAGTGCGGTCGCTTCCGAATGCGCTTCCGTTTCTACGCGGCGTGCGGTCACACTGCGGTCCGCGAATCTGTGACCGGAGGATCCGCCACCGCGGCGGTACGCTTTCGACAGCAGCAGGTCGAACACGAGAGTGCGTCGACGGGGGGCCGTCGCCGGAGCTGTGACCGGTGTGTGACGTGGGATCGGGCAACGTGGTGCCGCATGATCAGCCTCTGCCGCGGCCTTCCCCGCGATCCCTCCCCGCCGATCGTGACGTGCCGAGCGAGGGGTGGGCGATGAGGGTACTGGTGGTCGAGGACCATGCGGAGCTCGCGCATTCGGTGGCGCGCGTGCTGCGCCGCGAGGGGATGGCGGTCGATGTCGTCTACGACGGCTCGGACGCCCTGGAACGCACGACGGTCGTCGACTACGACGTGGTCGTGCTCGACCGGGACCTCCCCGGAGTCCACGGGGACCAGGTCTGCGTCGCGCTGGCGGCCCAGCCGATGCACGCGCGGGTGCTGATGCTCACCGCGTCCGGCACGATCGCCCACCGGGTGGAGGGGTTCAGCCTCGGCGCGGACGACTACCTCCCCAAGCCCTTCGCGTACGCCGAACTCGTCGCCCGCATCCGCGCGCTCGCCCGGCGCTCGCAGCCGGCGCTGCCGCCGATCCTCGTCCAGGGCGACCTGCGGCTCGATCCGGCGCAGCGGATCGCCTCCCGGGACGGGGTGCGCCTGGCGCTGACCCCCAAGGAATTCGCGGTACTCGAGTACCTGCTCGCCGCCCAGGGCCGGGTCGTGTCGGCGGAGGAACTGCTGGAACGCGTGTGGGACGAGGCCGCCGACCCGTTCACCACGACGGTCAAGGCGACCATCAACAGGCTGCGCCCGAAGCTCGGCGACCCTCCCGTGATCGAGACCGTTCCTCGGGGCGGCTACCGGATTTGAGGTGCCCATGCGCCCGTTCACGCTCTTCGCCCGGTTGCCGGCGCTCGCCCGCCGACTGCTGCCACGGCGCGTACGCGTCCGTCTGACACTCCTCTACGGAGTGCTGTTCGTCGCCTCGGGCGTGGTCCTGCTCGCCATCACCAATCTGCTCGTCGCCCGCTCCCCGGCTAACCTCGTCCTCGTCAAGAACCGCGGCGGTGAACCCGTCCTCGACCCGGGCGCCGCCGGGCGCCTCTACCTCGGTTACCCCGAGTCCAACTCCTCCGTGCAGCTCAACGACATCACGCAGCAACTGCGCGACCAGGCGCTCCGACAGCACGAGATCGAGATGGACCACCTCCTCGTCCAGTCGGGCATCGCGCTGGCGATCATGGCGGTGATCGCGATCGGACTCGGCTGGGTGGTCGCCGGGCGCGTGCTGCGTCCGCTGCGCACGATGACGGGCAGCATTCATCGCATCTCGGCCCGGAACATGCACGAGCGGCTCGCCGTCGTCGGCCCCGCCGACGAGCTGAAGGACCTCGCCGACACCGTCGACGGACTCCTCGGCCGGCTGGAGACCGCCCTCGACTCCCACAAGCGTTTCGTCGCCAACGCCGCGCACGAGCTGCGGACGCCGCTGACGCTGGAGCACGCGCTCCTTGAGGAGTCCCTCATCGACCGCGACGCCACCCGCGAGTCGTTCCGGTCGAACTTCGAACGGCTCCTGGAGATCAGCAAGCAGCAGGCCCGCCTCCTGGAGTCGCTGCTCACCCTCTCCAGCAGCGAGCGCGGCCTCGACCACCGCGAGCCGCTCGACCTCGCGGTGATCGCCGAGGAGGTCGTGGAGGCCTCGCGCGGGGAGACCGGGCGGCGCGGGCTGCGCGTGGAGACCACGATCGGGCCCGCCGAGACGTCGGGTGACTCGGCGCTCGTCGAGCGCCTGGTGGCCAATCTCGTCGACAACGCGACCGGCTACAACACCCCCGGCGGGCAGGTGGAGGTCACCACTCGCACCGACGCGGGACGGGCCGTCGTCGCCGTGGCCAACACCGGGCCCGAGGTGCCGCCGGAGCAGGTGGAGCGGCTCTTCGAACCCTTCCAGCGGCTGGGCCGCACCGCGGGCGACGGCCATCACGGGCTCGGCCTCTCCATCGTCCGTGCCATCGCCACCGCCCACGATGCCGTGATCGGGGCGCACGCCCTCCCCGGCGGGGGGCTGGTGGTGGAGGTCTCCTTCCCGCCCCGCACGGAACGACCCCAACGGGCTCTGGAAATTGAGCAGTTGGACGATGACCCGGTCATACGTTGAGCGGCGGACCGCGAACTCCTAACGTTGTGGCGGCGCCTGAAGGATCCCCCCGTCCGCATGGGCAGCCGGACATGGCAGAGCTGTCCCCAGCAACGGGAGGAACCCCCATGGTCGTCGTGATGGCCCCCGAGGCCACCCAGCAGGACGTGGACGCGGTCGTCGAACTGGTGCGGGCGGCGGGCGGTGACGCGTTCGTCAGCCGTGGCGTGACCCGCACCATCGTCGGCCTGGTGGGAGACGTCGAGGCGTTCGATGCCCTCAATCTGTCCAACCGCCGCGGTGTCCTGGACGTCGTACGGATCTCGGTGCCCTACAAACTGGTCAGCCGGGAGCACCACCCCGACCGGTCCGTGATCAGGGTCGGCGGCGTGCCCATCGGACCGGACACCCTGACCGTGATCGCGGGACCGTGCGCGGTGGAGAGCCCCGAACAGACCCTGGCCGCCGCGCACATGGCCAAGGCGGCGGGTGCCGCGCTGCTGCGCGGCGGGGCGTTCAAACCGCGCACCTCCCCGTACGCCTACCAGGGTCTCGGCGAAAGGGGGCTGCGGATACTCGCCGACGTCAGGGACGAGACGGGACTCCCGGTCGTCACCGAGGTCATCGACCCGGCCAGCGTCGAACTGGTCGCCCCCTACGCGGACATGCTGCAGGTCGGCACCCGCAACATGCACAACTTCGCGCTCCTGCAGGCGGTCGGCGCGGCCGGGCGTCCCGTTCTGCTCAAGCGCGGATTCGGCGCCACGATCGAGGAGTGGCTGATGGCCGCGGAGTACATCGCGCAGCGGGGCAACCTCGACATCGTGCTCTGCGAGCGCGGCATCCGTACCTTCGAGACCGCCACCCGCAACACCCTGGACATCAGCGCCGTGCCGGTCGTCCAGCGCCTCTCACACCTGCCGGTGATCGTGGACCCCTCGCACTCGGGCGGCCGCCGGGACCTCGTCGTCCCCCTCACCCGGGCCGCCCTCGCCGTCGGCGCCGACGGCGTCATGATCGACGTACATCCCGACCCCAAGACGGCGCTCTGCGACGGGAATCAGGCCGTCACCCGGGCGGAGATCGGCGAGCTCGCGAACATCGCCCAGGTCATGTCGCCGCTGATGGGCCGCACGCTCACACAGCCGGCGGCGGCCGCCGGGGTCGGTTCCGGCGCCCGCTAGGGGTGAATAGGGGTTCCCGGCCCTAGATCCATTCTGCTAGTGAGGGGTACCAGGCCGATAAGCGCGTTGTTAGGGTGAGCGTGGTTCGGCCAGCGGGATTTCGTTCCACCTCAGGAACGGAGCGGAATCCCGACGGAGGGGAAGTGGCGCCGAGTGCGGGTGTAATTCTGCGATGCGACGAGAGATGTGCGGCTCGGGCTCATCACCGCGTGGCGGTGATGTATTTCCGCGTACCTCGTCCTTCGCCCGAACACCGGGCGAACCAGCCTTCTGAGCGCGCGTCAGCTTTCACTTCATGGTCGATCTCTCCCGAACTCTGCGCCGATCCTGACCGGCGGGTGGTCAAGTGCGCACGGGAGACATCAGATCACTAGGGGGATTTCAGTTGGCAATACCTGGGCATGCGCAGATCGACCAACTCATGGTCGTCGAAGTGGAGATCGGTTCACTGTCGACGGCCGACTCGCCGCGAATTTCCGGAATAGACCAGGAACACGTGGAGGCGCTCGCAGTGGTGCAGAGCCCACTGCCGCCCATCACCGTGCACCGCTCGACCATGCGCGTCATCGACGGACTGCACCGCGTGCGGGCCGCCGAGCTGCGAGGACAGCGCAAGATCGCGGTGAAGTTCTTCGAAGGGGACACGGCCGACGCGTTCGTGCTGGCCGTCGAGTCCAACGTCACGCACGGTCTGCCGCTGACCACGGCGGACAGGAAGAGCGCGGCCGGGCGCATCATCGCCTCGCATCCGCAGTGGTCGGACCGGATGATCGCGTCCGTCAGCGGCATCGCACCGGGGACCGTCGCGGAGATCCGCAGACGGGCCCCGGCCCAACAGGCCGGCGAAGCGAGCAGGATCGGCCACGACGGCCGGGTGCGCCCGGTCAACGGGACCGAGGGGCGCAGGGTGGCGAGCGAACTCATCGCCGAGAAGCCGCATCTGTCCCTGCGTCAGGTCGCGCGCGTCGCGTCCATCTCCCCGGAGACGGTCCGCGACGTACGCAACCGGATGATGCGGGGCGAGGACCCGCTGCCGCAGCGCGGGAAACGGGGCGGCGGCGAAGTCCTCGCGAGCGCACCGAGGCACGGCGGCGGACCCACCGCCGTGCCCGACCGCGACGCGGGACAGGACCGTGCCACGGTCCTCAAGCGCCTCAACGCGGACCCGGCGCTGCGCTTCAGCGAGACGGGCCGCACCCTGCTGCGGCTGCTCAACATCCACACGATCAGTGCGGAGGAGTGGGACGAGATCATCGACAAGACCCCGCCGCACTGCGGCCGGATCGTGGCCTACCTGGCCAACGAGTGCGCGGAGATGTGGGCGGAGGTCGCGGTGCGCGTCCAGCGCAAGGTCGCCGAGACGGCGTAGGACACCGTCGGCGTCCAACCGAGCGGATTGCCCGGTTGGACGCCGGTCCCGTGCACGAAGGAAATTCTTGATGCGAGCATCACCGTGCCCGTTCGGTGAGCTTTCACCTGTCCAAAAGC
This Streptomyces sp. NBC_01283 DNA region includes the following protein-coding sequences:
- a CDS encoding ParB N-terminal domain-containing protein; this encodes MVVEVEIGSLSTADSPRISGIDQEHVEALAVVQSPLPPITVHRSTMRVIDGLHRVRAAELRGQRKIAVKFFEGDTADAFVLAVESNVTHGLPLTTADRKSAAGRIIASHPQWSDRMIASVSGIAPGTVAEIRRRAPAQQAGEASRIGHDGRVRPVNGTEGRRVASELIAEKPHLSLRQVARVASISPETVRDVRNRMMRGEDPLPQRGKRGGGEVLASAPRHGGGPTAVPDRDAGQDRATVLKRLNADPALRFSETGRTLLRLLNIHTISAEEWDEIIDKTPPHCGRIVAYLANECAEMWAEVAVRVQRKVAETA